DNA sequence from the Paenibacillus azoreducens genome:
ACCGATTTGGATCAAAAAGATGGGGAGAAACGGCACCACCATCGAGAAGCTTGAAGATACGATCAAAGAACCGAACCATAACACCCATAAGTTTTTCTTCCAGATTTCCATTGCCTTTCGCCAACCTCCTGACTTGTGATGTGGGCTTTTGCAATAAAAATGTATGTACGAGACATTGAATCAAAAAGTCCTGACCAGCTTTATCGGCTGTTCAGGACTTTTCATTTTTTTTCATCGTATGGATAGCGCATCTTATGCTTGTGCATTCAGAGCGTTAAGTTTTTTCGCCAAGCGGGATTTCTTACGGCTCGCTGCGTTTTTGTGTACGAGACCTTTGCTTACAGCTTTGTCCAGCTTACGGGAAGCGGCTTGTACTGCAGCTTTTGCAGCTTCAACTTCAGTATTTACCAGCGCAGTATCGGCAGCTTTAATAGCTGTACGAAGCGCAGACTTTTGGGAAGCATTAAGCGCACGGCGTTTGTCGTTCGTTTTTACGCGTTTAACGGCGGATTTAATGTTTGGCATTGCATTCACCTCCTGTAAGGCATTCGAATAACTCGAAATGATTCACAACTTAAAATAGTTTAGCATGGGGGTCCACAAAAAGCAATACTTAAAGAGGTTGTTCAAAAAGTCCGCTTTTGATAAGAAAACCAATTGAATAATTGAAGCGGGCCTCCCGCACACTATAAAGAAGAAGGAAAAGGAGGTTGATTGTGAGATGGAGTTGGATTTGCGACAATATTCCGTGCGTACGGATCTGGCGGTTGATTCAAGAGAACTTGCCGCGAAGCAGTATCCGGATTCGATTCCCGGAGTGGATGAAGAGGTTTCGGAGAAGGACGGGATCAAGATCACCCGGCTCAATGTACAGACTGATGAGGGCTCCCAGGCAATCGGCCGCATCAAAGGGCATTATGTCACTCTGGAGGTGCCGGGGCTTCGCAACGGCGATACAAGTTTGCAGGAACGGGTATCGGAAGCTTTTGCAAGGGAGTTTGAAGATTTTTTGACGCTGATTGGCATTCAAAAGAAAGACACCGTGCTTATCGTCGGTTTAGGCAACTGGAATGTGACGCCGGACTCGCTTGGTCCGCTTGTGGTGGAAAATGTGCTGGTTACCCGCCAATATTTTGAACTGATGCCGGATCAGGTTGCCCCGGGCTACCGCCAGATCAGCGCGATTGCGCCGGGCGTGCTTGGCATTACTGGAATCGAATCCAGCGAAATCGTTCAAGGCATCGTGGAGCGGACCAAGCCGGATCTGATTATCGCCATTGACGCTTTGGCATCGCGTTCGCTGGAACGTGTAAACACGACGATTCAAATCGCGGACATCGGCATCCATCCGGGATCGGGAATCGGCAACAAGCGGCGCGGATTAACCAAAGAGGTGCTTGGCGTGCCCTGCATCGCCATCGGTGTGCCGACGGTCTGCTATGCGTCTACGATCGTAAACAACGTTATGGAAATGATGAAGAAACATTTTGGCGGGGATCAGAACCAGACGCGAGAAATTATGGGGCTGCTCGACAGCATTTCCGAAAACGAACGGCTGGCGCTTGTGAAGGAAGTTCTTGAGCCCCTTGGTCATGATCTGATCGTGACGCCAAAAGAAATCGATGAATTCATAGAAGATATCGCCAACATCGTGGCCAGCGGCTTGAATGCCTCCCTGCATGATGCCGTGGATCCCGGTAATTCCGGCGCATACACGCATTAATCGAAGCCCGAGTCCCGCGTTATTGATGAAATCTATAAAACTCTTCAAGGAAGCCTGCAAATCTATCGCGGCTTTCTTTTTTTGTGGAAACATACCAGTTTTGGTTCTAGCGAATCTCTTTTGCTCATAGTTTTGAAGTATAAGAGAGTTCAGGAGGACGACACTATGAAGAGAACTGGCTTTCAGCTGTGGAATATCGGCAAATGGAGAGCAAAAATGATGCATATGCTTTCCATGGGGCGCACATTTTTGCTGTTGGTATTAGGGTCGTTGGTATTTTTTGTCACGCTTGGTCTCGGCGGAATGGCGGAACACCGGTTGAATTCATCGCCCGTTTCTTCCATGAAGGGGTTTGCGGCTTCACTATCCAGCAAATTTTTCATAGACATGCTAGGTATGGAACTGCCTCATATGCAAAAAGAAAAAGGAGAATCGACGTTTTCGGGTGAAAAAATGACTTCCTTCGTATTTCAAATGCTGACAAGCGTCAATCCGCGCGATCCCAAGAGTCTGATGGCCAAAGAAATGCCGGGAATGGGAACGACGGATCCGGTACTGATTAGAACCGCAGCAGGCAATCAAAATTTGGATCCCCCCGAGGACTATCACCTTCCGCTCGAACCGGAGGAGAAAAACGGTCACAACCCCGCTGCCGATCAGCCGCAGGAATCTAACAAAGCTTCTGTGAAGGAGCCTGAACCTGGGCCCAAAAAGGAACCGGGCAACCAGGAAAGCGGCAAGTCAAGAAACGGCAAATCGGCCCCTGAAGAATCTGGTAAACCGGAGAAGCCTGCGGTGAAGCCGACAAGCAGGAAGGTTGTCATGATCTATCATTCTCATCCGCGGGAAGCTTATAATCCGCTGCTTGGCAAAACCAGCAATAATCCCAGTTCCGCATCTCCTTCGAAAAACGTCATGCTTGTCGGCAAATATATGGCCAATAAACTGGAAAAGCTGGGGGTAGGAACGATTCATTCGGAGAAGGATTATGCGACGGCCGTGGATGACTATAATTACAATTTTTCATATAAATATTCCCGCCAGACAATTAAAGCAGCTCTTTCGCAGCATAACGGACTGGATTATCTTATCGATATCCACCGCGATTCGCAAAAACATGCCAAGACGACAACGGTGATCAACGGAGCGAGTTATGCCCAGGTATTTTTTATCATCGGCCATGAAAATAAAAATTGGCGTAAAAACGAAGCTTTCGCCAACGCCATACATGCGGAGTTGGAGAAGTCTTATCCGGGAATATCACGGGGAATTTGGGGTAAAACTTCTTCTCAAGGCAATGGCGAATATAATCAATCCCTTTCCGGAAACAGCATATTAATTGAGGTCGGCGGAATAGATAGCACTAACGAGGAGTTAAAGCGGACGGCTGAGCTGTTGGGACAAATTATCGGGGATTTGTATTACAAAGATCAAAAGGCCGAGAAGGCGAATACGGACAAGCCTGGATCTGCGGTGAAGGCAGGCTCCAATAGTTGATATGAAAATGTAGTGGAAAGGGAGGGGCCGGAATGTCGAAATGGGTCAAAAGGATATGGATGGTAGGTATATGGGCAGGAATCGGCGTACTGATCGGGATGCAGCTGGCCGGCTCCGGCGGCTCTCCGGACTCCGGAAAGAAAGCGGTGTATGCGGAACAACGGGCGGTGCCTGCATATGCGAACCAAGTACCGGCGCCGCGCAAAAGCTCGAATCACTTCAAAGTGCAGGAAGAGCAGCCGGATCAGGTGGAAGTGCAGGATAGCCGCATGCAAACGCCTGAGCAGATACTGGCGCCCAATACCGGCAAACCATCGGTGGATGTGCTCGCGGACAAGACGGCCGGTCTGCTTCAGAATCTGTCCCAGAAAGGAATCCGGCTTGTTGTATCCCTGTTCGACTCCATTACCGAGTAACTCCAGTACGAGTGGGATTGCCCGCCTTTATTTCAACTGCTATAATAAATTGATTGACACATCAGGCTGTTTTGGGGGTAGGGCATGACAGACGTACAAGCTAGGCAAAAGAAAATTAGGAATTTCTGCATTATTGCACATATAGACCATGGCAAATCAACGCTTGCCGACCGGATTCTGGAGTACACGGGGGCGCTGACTTCCCGGGAAATGCAGGATCAAGTGCTTGATCAAATGGATCTGGAACGCGAACGCGGCATTACGATTAAATTGCAGGCCGTACATCTAACATACAAGGCGGATGACGGCGAAGAGTATCTTTTGAACCTGATCGACACGCCAGGGCACGTCGACTTTACCTATGAGGTATCGCGAAGCCTTGCGGCTTGCGAAGGGGCGCTGCTGGTCGTGGACGCCGCTCAGGGGATTGAAGCGCAAACGCTCGCCAACGTGTATCTTGCACTCGACAACGACCTGGAGATTATTCCGGTTATCAACAAAATCGACCTGCCGAGCGCCGATCCGGATCGCGTCAAGCAGGAAATCGAAGACGTGATCGGCCTCGATGCCAGCGAAGCGGTTCTTGCTTCAGCCAAGGCGGGCATCGGGATTAAAGAGATACTTGAACAGATCGTCAAGCAGGTTCCGCCTCCGACGGGAGAATCGGAAGAGCCGCTGAAAGCTCTTATTTTCGACTCGCATTATGACCCGTACAAGGGCGTTATCGTATACGTGCGCGTCATCAACGGCAGCATCAAAGCCGGATCGAAAATCAAAATGATGGCGACGGGCAAAACGTTTGAGGTTATCGAGGTTGGCGCGTTCAAGCCGCGGATGACGATCGTGGATGAGCTTAAGGTCGGGGACGTTGGTTTTATCGTGGCCGGGATCAAGCATGTCGGCGATACTCGGGTCGGCGATACCGTCACGGACGCCAAAAACCCGACGCCGGAACCGCTGCCGGGCTACCGGAAAATCAATCCGATGGTATATTGCGGCTTGTATCCGATCGAAACGTCGGAATACAATGATTTGCGCGAAGCGCTCGAGAAGCTGCAGCTGAACGACGCGTCGCTCAGTTTCGAACCGGAAACCTCCAGCGCGCTCGGATTCGGTTTCCGCTGCGGATTCCTCGGTCTCCTGCATATGGAGATCATTCAGGAACGCATCGAACGGGAGTTTAACATTCCGCTGATTACGACGGCTCCGAGCGTTATTTACCGCGTTACGCTGACCAACGGCGAAGTGGTGGAAATCGATAACCCGTCCAACTATCCGGAAGTCGGCAAAATCGATTCGGTCGAGGAACCATACGTCAAAGCGGCGATCATCGTTCCGAACGATTACGTAGGTACGGTCATGGAGCTGTGCCAGGGCAAACGCGGCGAATTCGTCAATATGGAATACCTGGACACCACCCGCGTCACGATTACGTACGAAATACCGCTGTCGGAAATCGTATATGATTTCTTCGATCAGTTGAAGTCCGGAACGAAAGGTTATGCTTCGTTTGACTACGAGATGTCGGGTTACCGCCATTCCAATCTCGTGAAGATGGATATTTTGCTGAACGGCGAGCAGGTCGACGCTTTGTCGTTTATCGTGCATCGGGACCGCGCTTACCAGCGTGGACGGATCATTTGCGAGAAGCTGCGCGAGCTGATTCCGCGCCAAATGTTCGAGGTGCCGATCCAGGCATCCGTCGGTACGAAGGTTGTTGCACGCGAAACCGTCAAAGCGATGCGCAAAAACGTGCTTGCAAAATGTTACGGCGGCGATATCTCGCGTAAGCGGAAGCTGCTTGAGAAGCAGAAGGAAGGCAAAAAACGCATGAAGCAGGTCGGCAGCGTGGAAGTGCCGCAGGAAGCGTTTATGGCCGTTCTGAAAATCGACGACAATTAAAACCGCCATGTTATAAACAACAAAGCAATAGCCCCACCTCGTGGGGTTATTTCATATTTTAGGAGGGGAATGAACACATGACAAACATCAAACCGCATTCGGGCGAGGCCGCAGCGCTTCAGGGAGAACGTAAACCGCAAGCGGTCTATATTCATATTCCCTTTTGCACCAACAAGTGCTTTTATTGTGATTTCAACTCTTACGTGCTGAAAAATCAGCCGGTGATGGAATATTTGCAGGGTCTTGAACGGGAAATGGAACGTACGGTACAAGAGGTTCCCCCAGGCGAGATCAAAACTATTTTTGTAGGCGGCGGCACGCCGACCGTTTTGAAGCCGGATGAGATGGCCTATTTTTTGAAGACGGTGCGCACCTATTTTCCGGATTGGTCGGATGAAATTGAATTTTCCATGGAAGCGAACCCGGGAACAACGGATTTGGAAAAGCTTTCGGTTATGCGCGAGGGCGGGGTCAACCGCGTTAGTTTCGGCGTTCAGTCATTCAACAACGGGCTGCTGGAGCGAATCGGGCGGATCCACGACACGGATGACGTCTATCAGAGTCTGGAAAATGCCCGCAAAGCCGGCTTTGACAACATGTCGATCGACCTGATGTTCGGCCTGCCGAATCAAACGGTCGAAATGCTGGCAGAGAGCGTGGACAGGGCGCTGGAGCTTAACCTTCCTCATTATTCCATCTACAGTCTTAAGGTGGAAGAGAATACGCTTTTCCATACGATGTATAAAAAAAACCAGCTTCCGCTTCCTAGTGAGGACGAAGAGCTGCAGATGTACCTGCTCCTGATGGATCGGATGAAAAAGGCCGGTTACGAGCAGTATGAAATCAGCAATTTTGCCAAACCCGGTTTCCACAGCCGCCACAATATGGCTTATTGGTTGAACGAGGATTATTACGGGCTAGGGGCTGGAGCACATGGATATATGGCTCGTCAGCGTCATATGAATATCAAGGGGGTTAATCCGTATACGGAAGCGACGAAGGAAGGATTGCCTCGGCACGAAACCTTTGTTGTTCCCAAAGAGGAAGCCATGGAGGACTTTATGATGGTAGGCTTGCGGGTGCTCAGCGGGGTTTCCGAGCAGCACTTCAAGGAACAGTTTGGTCTATCGATCGAGGACGTTTTTGCTAAGCCGCTGCATAAAATGCTGGATGCTGGACTTCTGGATAAAACGGAGGCAGGTTACAGGCTCAGCGAAAAAGGGCTTCTGTTTGGGAACGACGTGTTTGGCGAATTTATAGGCTCCATCACATTAAAAGAATAGCTTGCACTTCTATGCGTGTTGTTGTATATTTATTCATATTATCGAACAGCGACGTGTAGAGGATGCGCAAAATTTTCCAGGCGACAGCTTGTTTTGCATCATCCTCGGGGTAGGAGGAGGAGTAAAATGCCGGCTGTAGTCACATGCAGAGTTGCGGTCCCGGAGGATATCGAGCCGCTTTTTCAGATGATCGATGGATATGCGAAACAGGGGATCATGCTGCCCCGGTCCCGCAAGGTGCTCGAAAAGCAGCTGGACCAATTCGTGGTAGCGGAAATGGACGGCATCGTCATCGGCTGCGGTTCGCTTTGCCGCTTGGGCAGCGATTTGGTTGAAATCCGCTCCTTGGGCATTCAAGACGGACACAAAGGGCTTGGAATCGGCTCCATGCTCGTAAGCAAATTGACGGAGGAAGCGAAGCGCCAAGGGATTCCCAAAATCATGGCATTAACGTATGAAGTATCCTTTTTCGTCAAAAACGGCTTTTCCGTGGTGGAGAAGGAGATTTTCCCCGAAAAGGTATGGACGGATTGCGTGAACTGCAGCAAGCAGTCCTGCTGTGACGAAATCGCCGTGCTTAAAACGCTCGATTAGCTTATGCCTATATATTATAGAAGCAACCACTTTCCAAACCGGCTTCCGGGCCGCAGGAAAGTGGTTTTTTGTTTACAAAAGGCGGTCTGTCAACCGCGAAATGCATCGGTATAATAGTTTTAATACGTGTTGAACAACCTCTTTAAGAGGAAAAGTGAACGGTTGCCTGCTGTTATCAGTCATATAGTCAAGAAAGCAGCAAGGGAGGTGGAGTTAAGTGAATGATCGCGAGCTG
Encoded proteins:
- the rpsT gene encoding 30S ribosomal protein S20; amino-acid sequence: MPNIKSAVKRVKTNDKRRALNASQKSALRTAIKAADTALVNTEVEAAKAAVQAASRKLDKAVSKGLVHKNAASRKKSRLAKKLNALNAQA
- the gpr gene encoding GPR endopeptidase, which gives rise to MELDLRQYSVRTDLAVDSRELAAKQYPDSIPGVDEEVSEKDGIKITRLNVQTDEGSQAIGRIKGHYVTLEVPGLRNGDTSLQERVSEAFAREFEDFLTLIGIQKKDTVLIVGLGNWNVTPDSLGPLVVENVLVTRQYFELMPDQVAPGYRQISAIAPGVLGITGIESSEIVQGIVERTKPDLIIAIDALASRSLERVNTTIQIADIGIHPGSGIGNKRRGLTKEVLGVPCIAIGVPTVCYASTIVNNVMEMMKKHFGGDQNQTREIMGLLDSISENERLALVKEVLEPLGHDLIVTPKEIDEFIEDIANIVASGLNASLHDAVDPGNSGAYTH
- a CDS encoding stage II sporulation protein P — protein: MKRTGFQLWNIGKWRAKMMHMLSMGRTFLLLVLGSLVFFVTLGLGGMAEHRLNSSPVSSMKGFAASLSSKFFIDMLGMELPHMQKEKGESTFSGEKMTSFVFQMLTSVNPRDPKSLMAKEMPGMGTTDPVLIRTAAGNQNLDPPEDYHLPLEPEEKNGHNPAADQPQESNKASVKEPEPGPKKEPGNQESGKSRNGKSAPEESGKPEKPAVKPTSRKVVMIYHSHPREAYNPLLGKTSNNPSSASPSKNVMLVGKYMANKLEKLGVGTIHSEKDYATAVDDYNYNFSYKYSRQTIKAALSQHNGLDYLIDIHRDSQKHAKTTTVINGASYAQVFFIIGHENKNWRKNEAFANAIHAELEKSYPGISRGIWGKTSSQGNGEYNQSLSGNSILIEVGGIDSTNEELKRTAELLGQIIGDLYYKDQKAEKANTDKPGSAVKAGSNS
- the lepA gene encoding translation elongation factor 4, which translates into the protein MTDVQARQKKIRNFCIIAHIDHGKSTLADRILEYTGALTSREMQDQVLDQMDLERERGITIKLQAVHLTYKADDGEEYLLNLIDTPGHVDFTYEVSRSLAACEGALLVVDAAQGIEAQTLANVYLALDNDLEIIPVINKIDLPSADPDRVKQEIEDVIGLDASEAVLASAKAGIGIKEILEQIVKQVPPPTGESEEPLKALIFDSHYDPYKGVIVYVRVINGSIKAGSKIKMMATGKTFEVIEVGAFKPRMTIVDELKVGDVGFIVAGIKHVGDTRVGDTVTDAKNPTPEPLPGYRKINPMVYCGLYPIETSEYNDLREALEKLQLNDASLSFEPETSSALGFGFRCGFLGLLHMEIIQERIEREFNIPLITTAPSVIYRVTLTNGEVVEIDNPSNYPEVGKIDSVEEPYVKAAIIVPNDYVGTVMELCQGKRGEFVNMEYLDTTRVTITYEIPLSEIVYDFFDQLKSGTKGYASFDYEMSGYRHSNLVKMDILLNGEQVDALSFIVHRDRAYQRGRIICEKLRELIPRQMFEVPIQASVGTKVVARETVKAMRKNVLAKCYGGDISRKRKLLEKQKEGKKRMKQVGSVEVPQEAFMAVLKIDDN
- the hemW gene encoding radical SAM family heme chaperone HemW, producing MTNIKPHSGEAAALQGERKPQAVYIHIPFCTNKCFYCDFNSYVLKNQPVMEYLQGLEREMERTVQEVPPGEIKTIFVGGGTPTVLKPDEMAYFLKTVRTYFPDWSDEIEFSMEANPGTTDLEKLSVMREGGVNRVSFGVQSFNNGLLERIGRIHDTDDVYQSLENARKAGFDNMSIDLMFGLPNQTVEMLAESVDRALELNLPHYSIYSLKVEENTLFHTMYKKNQLPLPSEDEELQMYLLLMDRMKKAGYEQYEISNFAKPGFHSRHNMAYWLNEDYYGLGAGAHGYMARQRHMNIKGVNPYTEATKEGLPRHETFVVPKEEAMEDFMMVGLRVLSGVSEQHFKEQFGLSIEDVFAKPLHKMLDAGLLDKTEAGYRLSEKGLLFGNDVFGEFIGSITLKE
- a CDS encoding N-acetyltransferase, with protein sequence MPAVVTCRVAVPEDIEPLFQMIDGYAKQGIMLPRSRKVLEKQLDQFVVAEMDGIVIGCGSLCRLGSDLVEIRSLGIQDGHKGLGIGSMLVSKLTEEAKRQGIPKIMALTYEVSFFVKNGFSVVEKEIFPEKVWTDCVNCSKQSCCDEIAVLKTLD